A genome region from Triticum aestivum cultivar Chinese Spring chromosome 2B, IWGSC CS RefSeq v2.1, whole genome shotgun sequence includes the following:
- the LOC123039769 gene encoding uncharacterized protein: MEEIERDSDSDSGDEIGTDWVSLISRSSMEPQLGISKGTGTGRDSSKEPAMERDEGTGTFSRKHQTLVKELISAERERKDLLVSITPTFSLWKQVDSQKTWRRQPYPAAARDDGEQDLADYLNSMLQAMEDMGHRMLSMLDFLNKSDSPGSICLYKASELHSTAVRLNMLISKEFNTDHHLETVQVQEEEDLSVDLLSLFTKYSQFPNNYHNTLSQLVMEEDEEKKYEVVAKVEEEEQDRDESTMEYLKERMDIEQQFLAYDRTYWEDVWGSKIGRCGRFMDTTILSPMQFTHYTPGGIHSPAAVAGTTLQIYSVKIKDLRGLNWPLRVYGVIAARDTVDHNRNILFSRSEFNYQELHEQDPYLCLTGPSRAIVVSGHIDFEVELQVTDATQSQTLISCRERYDSTDVFFSSLARVTDGGDGRTFLLSNQSCTTEVTLDQLDRSLQATIMGVRVTEGPWPFKYGCRVVCSWSSAAPICSSDTTCRQVVLFDHRGEGMSRGSDGYLHLSRKVISVESYGTLRVSIEAYGKSGCHIARKDSIDFPVQKCQTKTLTCPVGDGGATVEVTVAWSLLVMEKMYLSLVDCPM, translated from the exons ATGGAGGAGATTGAGAGGGATTCTGATTCCGACTCTGGCGATGAGATAGGCACAGATTGGGTGTCCCTCATAAGTAGGAGTAGTATGGAGCCCCAATTGGGAATCAGCAaggggacggggacggggagggATTCCAGCAAGGAGCCGGCTATGGAGAGGGATGAGGGGACGGGGACGTTTTCAAGGAAGCACCAAACCCTGGTAAAGGAGCTCATCTCCGCGGAGAGGGAGCGCAAAGACTTGCTTGTCTCTATTACACCCACGTTTTCTCTCTGGAAACAAGTGGATTCTCAAAAAACATGGCGGAGACAGCCATACCCTGCAGCAGCTAGGGATGATGGGGAACAAGACCTTGCAGACTACCTCAACTCAATGCTCCAAGCCATGGAGGACATGGGCCATCGGATGCTATCTATGTTGGATTTTCTCAACAAATCCGATTCTCCAGGGTCCATCTGCTTGTACAAGGCCAGCGAACTGCACAGTACAGCTGTCAGATTAAACATGCTCATCTCCAAGGAATTCAATACGGACCACCACCTGGAGACGGTGCAGGtgcaagaggaggaggatctttCCGTCGACTTGTTGAGTCTTTTCACCAAGTATTCTCAGTTTCCAAATAATTACCACAACACATTGTCCCAGTTAGTTatggaggaggatgaggagaaaaaGTATGAGGTCGTTGCTAAGGTTGAAGAGGAGGAGCAGGACAGggacgaatccacaatggagtatCTCAAGGAAAGGATGGACATCGAGCAACAATTTCTCGCCTATGACCGGACATACTGGGAAGACGTGTGGGGCAGCAAGATCGGACGTTGCGGTAGATTTATGGATACAA CCATACTGAGCCCTATGCAATTTACACACTACACACCTGGTGGCATCCATTCCCCTGCTGCTGTCGCCGGTACTACTCTGCAGATCTATTCAGTCAAGATAAAGGATTTAAGAGGCTTGAACTGGCCACTCAGAGTGTACGGTGTGATTGCTGCTCGAGACACTGTGGATCACAACCGCAACATTTTGTTCTCTCGGTCAGAGTTTAACtaccaagaactccatgaacaa GATCCTTACTTATGCTTGACTGGTCCGTCTCGTGCCATTGTTGTTTCGGGACATATTGACTTTGAAGTTGAACTTCAAGTAACCGATGCAACACAGTCCCAAACATTGATCAGCTGTAGAGAGCGTTACGACAGTACAGATGTTTTTTTCTCTTCCTTGGCCCGCGTCACTGATGGTGGTGATGGACGGACCTTTTTGCTCTCCAACCAGAGCTGTACAACTGAGGTAACCCTTGACCAACTTGATAGATCACTCCAAGCTACCATCATGGGTGTACGTGTTACCGAAGGGCCTTGGCCTTTTAAGTATGGATGCCGAGTTGTTTGCTCGTGGTCTTCTGCTGCTCCGATATGTTCCAGTGACACCACTTGTAGGCAAGTTGTGCTGTTTGATCACCGTGGTGAAGGAATGAGTAGAGGATCAGATGGGTACCTTCATTTGTCAAGGAAAGTGATTTCCGTAGAATCATATGGGACACTGAGAGTGAGCATTGAAGCTTATGGCAAGTCTGGTTGCCATATTGCTCGGAAGGATAGTATTGACTTTCCTGTTCAGAAGTGTCAAACAAAGACGCTTACTTGTCCAGTTGGCGATGGTGGCGCCACCGTGGAGGTTACTGTAGCTTGGTCGTTGCTTGTGATGGAAAAGATGTATCTCTCACTCGTTGATTGTCCTATGTAA